CTGCTATGTGATTATAATTTGGTTGCTGACATTTGTGGCCATTGTGCCTAATTTGATGATTGGATCACTCCAGTATGACCCCAGGGTCTTTTCTTGCACATTTGCACAATCGGTCAGCTCTGCATATACAATAACCATTGTGACTTTCCATTTCATCACTCCCATCATCATTGTTACCTTCTGCTACCTGAGAATATGGATCCTTGTCATTCAGATAAGACGGAAGGTGAAATCTGACAACCAATTCAAATTGAAGCCACATGACTTCAGGAACTTTATCACCATGTTTGTGGTCTTTGTGCTTTTTGCCATCTGCTGGGGGCCTTTAAACTTTATAGGTCTTGCAGTGGCTATCAACCCTGTCAAGATCATTCCCAGAATTCCAGAGTGGTTGTTTGTGTTCAGTTACTACATGGCCTATTTTAACAGCTGTCTTAATGCAATTATATATGGATTACTGAACCAGAATTTCAGGAGGGAGTACAGAAAAATTATAATGTCCTTTTGCTCAGCAAAAATATTCTTTGTGGATGGCTCTAATGATGTACCAGAGAGAATGAAAAGCAAACCTTCTCCTCTGATGACCAACAACAATCAAATAAAAGTGGATTCTGTATGAAAAGAAGAACCTTGGCTcatggatttgtttttctttatgtgcACAGTCATAGTTAAGTGTTCTCCTGAGAAACTGATCCTTAACTGAGGACACCTTGAAGAATCTGAGGAGGAAAacttgcatatttttaaatgaagactgAAGAAGTGTGAAGCTTGAAAATTGACAGTgtcttaaattatttaaaatattctatttaagcATTAGTAAAAAGAGTTCATCCCACTTCCAAAATATTATTATGTCATACTCATCATTTCCCtaaatgataaatggttaaaggagatgaacagatagtttttagaagaagaaataaaaggtatctataaacatataaaaatgctctaaatcattatggattagagaaatagaagtaaaactcagaggtatcacctcatatctatcaaattggctaattcaacagaaaaagaaaatgagaaatgttggaagggatatggaaaaatttggACACtaatgaa
The Macrotis lagotis isolate mMagLag1 chromosome 3, bilby.v1.9.chrom.fasta, whole genome shotgun sequence genome window above contains:
- the MTNR1A gene encoding melatonin receptor type 1A; the protein is MERQGLEAGGNPVILSHGNNMLENSSRQLNSSWQDSGLAESDLKRSAWVTLTLASILIFTIVVDILGNILVILSVYRNKKLRNAGNMFVVSLAIADLVVAVYPYPLVLTSIFHNGWNLGYLHCQISGFLMGLSVIGSIFNITGIAINRYCYICHSFKYDKLYSNKNSLCYVIIIWLLTFVAIVPNLMIGSLQYDPRVFSCTFAQSVSSAYTITIVTFHFITPIIIVTFCYLRIWILVIQIRRKVKSDNQFKLKPHDFRNFITMFVVFVLFAICWGPLNFIGLAVAINPVKIIPRIPEWLFVFSYYMAYFNSCLNAIIYGLLNQNFRREYRKIIMSFCSAKIFFVDGSNDVPERMKSKPSPLMTNNNQIKVDSV